Within the Heliangelus exortis chromosome 5, bHelExo1.hap1, whole genome shotgun sequence genome, the region GTTGTTAGGCTGAAAAGAAAGTCTCAACCAAATCTAATAAAACAGGAGTTGGAACAATGACTGGAGTGGCTCTGAGGAGGCTACTCCCCATATTTTAGCATAAGGTTTGCCCTCATATGTTCAAGCTCCAAGAACAAATCCTCTAAATTCTTCCAAAGCTGTACTACATATTCCCTCTTCAATGTTCCATATCCAAAAACCCAACTTAGAGATGATTGATAATTTTTCCATAGTGCTTCTGCTggcttttaataatttcattacaAAAAGGCTTCTCAGCTCTCAGAAACTTTGCAGAAAAGAGATTTCCAGGTGTGACTGTGCCAACTCTGTGCTATTACTGTGCAACCCCCCCTGTCTCTGTACTCTGCTGGTGTTCAGCCACATCCAAAGTGAAGTGGAGAAACATCAGTCTGGAGCATTCAGCCCCGgagtgaaaaataatgaagtcactgtgggtttggtttttttcccccccttcagTAAGCCTGTGCCTGCTGCATTGCATGCAAGGTCTGAAACTCATGTAATCTCTGATTGCCTTGTCATCATTCATTTAGCTCTGAAACAAGAGAGTTGTAAGGCATTAGCACAGATTAACCTCTCTTCCCCACATCTTTTCTCTGGTTGAGGCTTCAGACTGAAGGCAGAAAGTTATGTCCTGAGCACTTCCAActtgtgctttgctttttttcttaggTGTGTCTTAGTGTTTTTCTCAGGATTTCTCAGCAACAAGGTTTACAGATGCTACATTTACCTTTACCAAGGTAATGTGGAGGAAATTTGTCTCAAGGTTTCAGAACACAAAATGCTCTTATTTTGTAGTAACATGAAGAGTGTAAACCTAATCTTAATGCCCTAGACCTTTTGGCTACAAGAAACAGGTACCTGTTGCATCACATGCTTTGAGATCAAAGAAATACTGCATGTAACTCAATTCTGATCTAtacttatttcttttatttggtCTTTACAGATCTGGGAGGACTTTTTCTCCTTACTTTCGAATTTAGGTAGCTACTTACTAGCCTTGGAAATGTGACAAATCTGCCTCTAGTTAGAGGGAGTCCCAAAGCTAAAGGTTTTAGTTAGACTGGCTGAGATAATGAGCAGTCTGGTCTTggttaaaaaaaggtttttgcTGTACAAGTTGAGGATATCCCATCAGGAGGTAAGAGATTAGTGGAGCATGGGATGGCTGAGGAGAGCAGTCCCTGGGTTAGTGATGCAGTCAAATGAATTTGACCTTCAGTCTCTTTATATCACATTCAGAAGTTGCCAAGGTCATCACTCTTGTGTTAGGTGCTTGTTACATAAAGTTGTTCTGGACACTCTAGAATTTGGTATAAACAACTACATTTAGGAGCAAAAATTGGTTTTTTGGGTGTAGGAATGGGTGTTAGGTGGGTGAGTtagggctgggagcagagtgCAGGCCTCTTGACTGAGCCATGCCAAAACTCCACACTTGTTCTCTGCTGCAACCAGAAATGACTTCTACTTGTATGGTGCATCATGCTTTTGATTTTAGAATCCCCTCTATAGCTTCAGGGCTGTAGGTCGGCTTGGACAGAGACTTGCTGGGAAATTTAGCAGAGAAGCCTTTGGTCACCCTGTTATTGGTTAAATTGTATCACTACCACAAATGCGTGGCACCTCTCTTGAGCTTATTTAAACTACTGGTCACCTGATATCCATTGATTTGACTCCTTGTCCTTACTGCCATTATATTAGATCCCACCTAAAGCAAAATTGAACAACTGTTTGCAGAAGGACTGCAAATAAATCTCCTTTTGTTTGATGCTGGAAGAACCAGAGAGCTGTGTGTACAACCCGAAGCACCCACTTACCCTCCCTTGGAGCTTTCCAGCTTACTTTAGGTTAGATTTAACCTCAGATTCCCTTCTTTTCATTCCTCACAACTTTCAGAAACGATTGCTTCAACTTTTAGATTGCTTCTTTCCCCCTGTGTGTTTTTATAAACTGTCCCTCTTTGGTGTTGCAGCTTAGGAAGATCACAGTGCAccgggctttttttttttttttggctttttttttcctttttctctgtacTTTATTTCCAGTCGTGAATTCGGtgctttgttccttttttgAGTAAAGCAAGGCAGTTTGTTTGATCTAGATTATTCAGAGGGGTCGTAACTTCTCATTGAAACCACATCCCATTTGTTCTTAAACAGAGTAAACAGCCCCAACAGCCCCATCACCCCGATGAGCTCCAGCTGTGTCCCTTTCCCATTTCACTGCCCTGCTGAGTTGCATCTCCTGATACACGTACAAAAATCGTTCAGAAAGTGTTTAGCACAAATGAGCAAAAGAATAATTAACTTTTAATGCCACATTTgtgtttcccccccccaaaccctttAGGCAAATGCCAGCAATTTAAAGAATTTCCTCTCAGCCGTGAGACTGGCTCACCAAGGGACCGACGTAGGAGCTCTCCCGCTCTCAGCTTTGGTACCAGCAAAGACCTCAGAGGTTGAAAAACCAAAGACAAAAATGATCATAACGTCCAGAAGGGACTATCCTCTCACCAAAAACTTTCCTTACTCCCTGGAACACCTCCAGACCTCCTACTGCAAACTGGCTCGGATCGACACTCGTGTGCTTTGCCTGAAGAAACTTAGAAAACTGGACCTGAGTCACAATCACATCAAGCAGCTGCCGGCGACCATCGGTGACCTGGTCTGTCTTCAGGAGCTTAATTTGCACGACAATCACCTGGAGTCGTTCAGTGGGGCCCTCTGCAACTCCACCCTTCAGAAATCTCTCCAGTCCTTGGACCTCAGCCAGAACAAAATCAAAGCTCTTCCCATTCAGTTCTGCCAGCTTCGGGCACTGGTGAATTTAAAGCTGGATGACAACGAGATGATTAGGTTGCCATTCAAGATTGGCCAGTTAGATCATCTGCGCTTCCTCTCAGCAGCTCGAAACAAACTTCCTTTCTTGCCCAGTGATTTTAGGAAACTCTGCCTTGAGAGCTTGGATCTCTTTGGCAATCCTTTTGAACAGCCTAACCCCCTCGTCCCCAACATACAACTGAAAATACCTTTGACTTTATTGGAGCGTGCTGCCAGAGCAACTGTGAACTACAGGTAAGAGTAATGTGACAGGTACATATGCACCTTCTCTTCTGTCAAACCCCTCAGCTCTAAACTCTCCtgacttgtttttttgtttttttcctgtcagtggATGTTGCTCTTCACCTGTTAAATCATAAAGCTTTGAATTCCACTTGCAAAATCATCCCTTCACTGAACAGGAGAACAGTAAATATGTGGTTCAGAAGCATTTAAAGCAAGATGTAGATTGAAATGGTTTTTACCCACAAAATGGGGGCACCATGAGAGAGTATTCTTGCCCAGACCTGGGAAAAGATTTAAGTTCTGcaattcaacaaggggaagtgtagagttttgcatttggggaagaacaacacgatgtcccagtataggttgggggctgagctgctggagagcagtggaggtgaaagagacctgggggtcctggtagacaagaagatgcccatgagccagcaatgtgcccttgtggccaagaaggccaatggcatcctggggtgcattagaaagggggtggttagtaggtcaagagaggttctcctccccctctattctgcattggtgaggccacacctggagtattgtgtccagttctgggcccctcagttcaagaaggacagggaagtgcttgaaagagtccagtgcagagctactgagatgattaagggagtggaacatctcccttatgaggaaaggctgagggagctgggtctctttagtttggagaaaaggagactgaggggtgacctcatcaatgttttcaaatatgtaaggggtgagtgtcagggagatggagttaggcttttctcagtggtgaccagtgataggacaaggggtaatgggtgtaaattggagcataggaggttcaagttgaatatcagaaaaaatttttttactgtaagggtgacagagccctggaacaggctgcccaggggggttgtggagtctccttcactggagacattcaaaacccacctggacacgttcctaggggatgtactctagggggccctgctctggcagggggggttggactagatgatctttccaggtcccttccaacccctaggaggattctatgattctggaaTGAAGAGTTTGTGTTACAGTGAATTTTGTGGCACAGATGATATTTTGTGTTGGGCTCTGGCTTGGAAATTGCTTTCAGACATGGTTGCCCTTCATCTTGTGCTCACACTCAAGTCCCTATAAGCTGTCCCTTCCCGTGTGGGAATGGTGTGTTGGCAAAAGGCTgccctctgccctgcagctcctctgctttaGACAGGACCTTACCCAAGCTGAGCAGTATTACAAAATACCACGAGGTGGCTTCTGAGAGGGTGAACCAGGTGGTGGAGTTGGGATTACATCCTGCAGGCTTCTCCTTGCCTCGGGTTTGCCTTGACCTGTTGGTTGCCTTTGTTGTTGGAGGTGTCTGAGACTGAGAAGCCCAGTTCTgaggtaattttaaaatctatcaCTTCACCAAGTCATCCTCCCCCTTGCCAGGCTGCTTAGGATCAGTTTGGTCTCCTTCCCCCACACCTCTTACGTAGCACTGTCTGTGATCTGTGTGGTGTGAGCTGCTGCTACAAGGTGGAAAAGAGTAAGGGGAACAGAAAGAGGGTGAGAGACAGCTGGAAGTGCTCCTCATCTACATTCTGTGCTCATTCCTGCCTTGGGGGTGGGGAGTGCCCCATAAACCTGGGCTAATTGCTCAGAAGGCTGTGCTGAAGGTGTCCACAAGCATGCAGGGCACACCCTGGAAATGAGCTGAGCAACCAAATGTTCTGCTTCCAATCTTATCCACTTCTGACCTTGCTGATATTATTAGAGTAATTAAACTCCTTTCCCAGGTTCACAGAAATTGCAGTGTGTTTGATATAAATGCTACTAAGGCATGTTGTGGGcttttgttttggcttggtttttttctaggGTGTATAATCACTCAATACTGGTCAGATTTGGGGCTCAGTTACCTAAGGTTACCCCATCATTAATTCAGCCCCTGCCTctcttgaaagagtccagcacagagctactgagatgattaagggagtggaacatctcccttatgaggaaaggctgagggagctgggtctctttagtttggagaaaaggagactgaggggtgacctcatcaatgttttcaaatatgtaaggggtgagtgtcagggagatggagttaggcttttctcagtggtgaccagtgataggacaaggggtaatgggtgtaaattggagcataggaggttcaagttgaatatcagaaagaatttttttactgtaagggtgacagagccctggaacaggctgcccaggggggttgtggagtctccttcactggagacattcaaaacccacctggacacgttcctaggggatgtactctagggggccctgctctggcagggggggttggactagatgatcttttgagatcccttccaacccctaagattctatgattctatgatcctctccctgcagcaagCTGTAGGGAAATGGCACCACACAGAAccaaaaaaaggcaagagggcaATGGaaacatttccccttgtctGTGGGCCTGTGATGATTAGGAGGCAACACTGGTCAGAATGGTCCTGCTTttcttaaatggaaaaaaaaagtcttaacaAGTGGGTTAAAGCTGTTGTCCAACATTCACTGGAGGTGAGAAttaagaaagaatgagaagcagaagcagcagtgggCTGTAGAGACCTTGGGAAAGGAAGAAACCAGAAGGAGGGAAGATGTGAAAGCAAATGTTTGGAAATCAGTCTTCATAGTGGCATTCTGGACAAGCTCCAGAGCTGTGGTGATGCTTTTCCTGACACAGAAAAGGGTGTTCTGAAATTGtggtggtgaaaaaaaaaccacagcccATAGGAGTCTTAGCTATGTGAATGATGGTATGGAGGAAGAATTGGGAAGATGTAGGTGGAGTCAGGATGTGAGTCAGTGAAACCCATCCTGTGAGCCTTGGGTGACAGCTGGCCACTGGGTGCACACACTTTGAAGTTACCAGGACAAAACACTGCAGGGAAATCAGGTATTTTGTAAGCAAACCCCACACTCTGGTGTGAATTTATGAAGAAGCAATTCTCCTTCCTGTCTCTGGATGTCATTATTGACACGAAGGACAAAATGAGCACTGTATCAAGAGGACTTTAACTGCCTGCAGACTGCACTTTAGCAACTACATTTGTAAAACGTTCATTTTTATCTCCCATTTCCCCTTCACACTGTGTTTTTATGCTATAACTTCTTGTTACTTATGCTATTACTTCATGTTAGAGAGTGAGGAGTAAATTGGGAGTGCTTTGTCAGGCCAGGGTGTAATACAGTGACTTTCCTGGTTAATGtgagggaaaagcagctccctgcccagtTGTCTCTCTATTCTTTGTCTCCTTTTTAATTTGGTTAATTCTCTAGTGCTGTGACACAGGCTGCTAGGATTGGTGTCACTACCTGGTTCTTCTCAGTGTCTTCTGGATTTCAGGTCCTTGGTACtttacaggaaggacatggacctgagGGAGTGGGTCCAGGGGAGGGCTGCAAAAATggtcagggggctggaacacctctgctatggaatcaggctgagggaattgggggtgttcagcctggagaagaggaggaggctccaTGGAGACCTAacagtgaccttccagtatctgaggggctacaggaaggctggagagggactgtgtgcaagggcctggagggataggatgagggaaaatgggtttaaattagagaagagcagctttagattggatgtgaggaacaagttgtgtcccatgagggcagtggcacaatggcccagggtgcccagggagggggttgaggtctcatccctggagatattcaaggtgaggcttgaggaggctctgagcaacctgatctaggtgagggtgtccctgatactgcaggggggttgggctgggggaCCTGCAGAGGGTCCTGACAACCCCaattattctctgattctccTTAGGGGTCAGtaatgtgtttgtgtgttttttagTGACTGTTTCGGGAAGTAGTGTTCAATAAAGTCTAAATTAGCTACAGTTAATCACTTAActaagtttaattttaaaaatctgactttGCAAGTGGCAGAATTTGAGACTTACCTTGCCAAGGAAGTGTTTCTGCCCTCTGTGTGGTGTGATGCTGCGTTTGGGTGACACTGGTTAATCCTGTGGGGAGTTCACAGTTCCTGCTTTCGTCCAACAGAATCCCTTATGGTTGtcatctccttccttctcaccTGTGTGAAGATCTGGACGTGGCCAAAACGTGCCAGTGTGGAAGTGCCTGCCTGAGCAGCTTCATTCAGATCACAGTGACCATGAACCTCCACCACGTGGCTCACACCGTGGTCCTGGTGGATAACATGGGAGGGACAGAAGCACCCATCATCTCCTACTTCTGCTCTCTGGACTGCTATTCCCAGTTCCTGGATAGGTACCTGCAGAGTAATGGGTGACCATGAAGGGGTGCAAAAGCCCTGCCTGAAATTCTGCCCAGTGATGGAGGAGCATgaaattggtttttttgttaccCACTCGTGCTGTCCCAGGCCATTTGCTGCCCATGGCACACACCAGTCCTGCAGTGAGGGGCACAGTCAGCCTGATCCTGTGGCTTGACTGTTCCTTCTCCACTGGAATCTCTTTGGTTGGAATAAAAAGTGATGTTTAGCTCAGATGAACCTTCCTTAGAatgaattttgctttctttttcctgttggtGTGTTGGGAGTATCAGgacagtttcttttcttcctcctggttAGGAGAAGGCAGCTGAGCATGTGTCAAACAACTCACACACCTGAGGCTCTGAACTCTGCCTGCAGAAGGTGACTGTGTTGACTTGACCACTGGATTGGACTCTTCCCAACTTTACTGCAGAGCAGCTTGGTGTAGGATGTCAGGAGAAGGAATCCCAGTGTGAGCAGTTCAGAACTGGTCACCTCATTTTCCAggtgctttttgaaaaaaaaaaaaaaaaaaaaatgctcatttaCAGCATTCTCACTTCAAGCAGGGaccagcactgctgggtttttttttaccagagcaaatgtttttggttttatctCTTTGTTATAtaagaaatgtctttttctaaGTATGTGACCTAAGCTTTGTTTCTTAACTCTCACATTTTAAAGATTCTGTGTCAAATTATTAAATTTTGAACCCCCTTCCATGTACACCTGAATTGTGTTTTCTCTAACAGGTTTTCCACCCAGTGTCTCCTAGGAATTAGCTCCTGGCTTTTTCCCCTGGGGAACATAGTGCAGCCCTGGAGTAACCTCACCCTCATTCCATGTCTTGTCAGCTGGCCCATGGCTGAGGTATCCAAGCAGCACAGAACAGGAGTCCCTTGAGCAGATTTTGGGCATCCCTTGTCCTGCAGTGTGAGGTGGCTTGGAGGGACCATGTTACAGTGTTGAAGCAGTACAGGTTGCCCAGCAGTGAATCTCatctttttaggaaaaatacaCCACTGTGGTCATTATGTGTAGTTTCAGTGGGGAAATGAGACATTGGTAGTTATGAGTGCAGAACTGCTCCAGACTGGGCTTCAGGTGACAGCTGGATGGGATGTGCAGCctgcagggtggcagcaggCTTTGGAAGAAGCTGCTGGCTTGCAGGTAGCACTTAACATCTCCTGTGTGAGCACAAACTTCTTTCATGTTTTGAAAATCATCAGTTTCAAACTCTTTGCTAAGATGAGAGAttcacagcaaaaataaatattgaagcTCGCCTACTGAAGAGCTCTTTGCTTTGACAAGGCCAGGAGATGCATCCTCCTCAGGAAGAGGAACCTTTATTCCAGAAATATTCTGTGTCATTGAACCTTTCTGCCAACATCAAAGTAACTTGACTGTGTTCTCTTCATACAGTGCTtgtaaaacagtaatttttaagcAACCACAGGAAGATTGGGATGAATCACTCCTTCTATCTTGCTCTTCAACTACAGAAAACCTGTGAGGAGAGAGAAAGCTGAAGTGTGCCTGTTTACCTCAACACTCATCTTTGGAaactgctgcagagccagccctgggaggTTTTAAATAGTCATATGTTAATGCTGTtgtaaagggagagagagatcTCCTCCTGATTGCAGCAGCCTGCAGATTACTCATTTGGAAAAATACCTTTGAGGTGGAGTGCATGATTAAGAGGAGGGAAGTAGAGCAGACAGAGA harbors:
- the LRR1 gene encoding leucine-rich repeat protein 1, with translation MRLQCEVEVVSRLLPTCGLRGRGRGTRALLSLGRPPGRAEGGGVYLMVCTARDRVGARYKVQENIERFFTRFVEEGKATVRLREPAVDVCLSKANASNLKNFLSAVRLAHQGTDVGALPLSALVPAKTSEVEKPKTKMIITSRRDYPLTKNFPYSLEHLQTSYCKLARIDTRVLCLKKLRKLDLSHNHIKQLPATIGDLVCLQELNLHDNHLESFSGALCNSTLQKSLQSLDLSQNKIKALPIQFCQLRALVNLKLDDNEMIRLPFKIGQLDHLRFLSAARNKLPFLPSDFRKLCLESLDLFGNPFEQPNPLVPNIQLKIPLTLLERAARATVNYRIPYGCHLLPSHLCEDLDVAKTCQCGSACLSSFIQITVTMNLHHVAHTVVLVDNMGGTEAPIISYFCSLDCYSQFLDRYLQSNG